The Muntiacus reevesi chromosome 7, mMunRee1.1, whole genome shotgun sequence genome includes a region encoding these proteins:
- the DUOXA1 gene encoding dual oxidase maturation factor 1, translating to MAAFGHIFPFYAGPKPTFPTDTTLAVIVAIFLTSLVTFIIILPGIRGKMRLFWMLRVVTSLFIGAVILAVNFSSEWSVGQVSTNTSYKAFSSRWISANTGLQIGLGGVNITLTGTPVQQLNETIDYNEEFTWRLGENYAEEYVNALEKGLPDPLLYLAEKFTPHSPCGLHDQYRLAGHYTSAMLWVAFLCWLLANVMLSMPVLVYGGHMLLATGLFQLLGLLFFSTATSLTPPCPLRLGAATLHTHRGPAYWITLTTGLLCVLLGLAMVVAHRMQPHRLKAFFSQSVGEDPVLELNPEEGGLLSPRYRSITESPEPQDIPLSEASSEAPCEEPDCAL from the exons ATGGCTGCTTTTGGACACATATTCCCCTTCTACGCTGGGCCCAAGCCGACCTTCCCAACGGACACCACATTGGCCGTCATCGTCGccatctttctgacttcactggtCACCTTCATCATCATCCTGCCAGGCATTCGGGGCAAGATg AGGCTGTTCTGGATGCTGCGGGTAGTGACCAGCTTATTCATTGGAGCTGTGATCCTCG CCGTGAATTTCAGTTCTGAGTGGTCTGTGGGCCAGGTGAGCACCAACACGTCCTACAAGGCCTTCAGTTCCCGGTGGATCAGCGCCAACACTGGGCTGCAGATTGGGCTGGGAGGCGTCAACATCACACTCACAG GGACCCCAGTGCAGCAGCTGAACGAGACCATTGATTACAATGAGGAGTTCACCTGGCGCCTGGGGGAGAACTATGCTGAGGAGTATGTCAACGCACTGGAGAAGGGGCTGCCAGACCCTCTGCTCTACCTGGCCGAGAAGTTCACTCCACACAGCCCCTGTGGCTTGCATGACCAGTACCGCCTGGCGGGACACTACACCTCGGCTATGCTGTG GGTGGCATTCCTCTGCTGGCTGCTGGCCAATGTGATGCTGTCCATGCCTGTGCTGGTCTACGGTGGCCACATGCTGCTGGCCACAGGCCTTTTCCAGCTGTTGGGACTGCTCTTCTTCTCCACGGCCACATCCCTCACCCCGCCCTGTCCCCTGCGCCTGGGTGCTGCCACGCTGCACACTCACCGTGGGCCTGCCTACTGGATCACATTGACCACAG GACTGCTGTGTGTGCTGCTGGGTCTAGCCATGGTGGTGGCTCACAGGATGCAGCCCCACAGGCTGAAGGCTTTCTTCAGCCAGAGTGTGGGGGAGGACCCTGTGCTGGAGTTGAATCCCGAGGAAGGGGGACTCCTGAGCCCTCGCTACCGGTCCATCACTGAGAGTCCCGAGCCCCAGGACATCCCTCTGTCAGAGGCTTCCTCCGAGGCCCCCTGCGAGGAGCCCGACTGTGCCCTGTAA
- the DUOXA2 gene encoding dual oxidase maturation factor 2 produces the protein MTLWNGVLPFYPQPRHAAGLSVPLLIVILVFLVLAASFLLILPGIRGHSRWFWLVRVLLSLFIGAEIVAAHFSAEWSVGSVSTKTSYKAFSVERVRAHVGLHVGLDGVNITLTGTPVQQLNETIDYNEQFIWRVGQNYAGAYAEALEKGLPYPVLYLAEKFTPSSPCGVYRQYRLAGHYASATLWVAFCFWLLSNMLLSMPVPHYGGLALLITGAFALFSVFAFASVSSVPLCQLRLGSSELTTHYGAAFWITLATGVLCLLLGAAVLSLHYARPSALRLFLEGSVKDLESPTKGSSPLILSNPLHKHFRASDLTISTNL, from the exons ATGACTCTGTGGAATGGTGTGCTGCCCTTCTACCCTCAGCCCCGGCATGCCGCCGGCCTGAGCGTCCCGCTACTCATCGTCATTCTCGTTTTCTTGGTCTTGGCCGCCAGCTTCCTGCTCATCTTACCCGGGATTCGTGGCCACTCG CGATGGTTCTGGTTGGTGAGAGTTCTTCTCAGCCTGTTCATAGGAGCAGAAATTGTGG CGGCGCACTTCAGCGCAGAATGGTCAGTTGGCAGCGTTAGCACCAAAACATCGTACAAGGCCTTCAGTGTGGAACGCGTCCGAGCCCACGTTGGTCTGCATGTGGGCCTGGATGGCGTTAATATCACACTCACAG GGACCCCAGTGCAGCAGCTGAACGAGACCATCGACTACAACGAGCAGTTCATCTGGAGGGTGGGCCAAAACTATGCCGGGGCGTACGCggaggccctggagaaggggctgCCATACCCGGTTCTTTATCTGGCGGAGAAGTTCACTCCGAGCAGCCCCTGCGGCGTTTACCGCCAATACCGCCTGGCGGGACACTACGCCTCGGCCACTCTATG GGTGGCCTTCTGCTTCTGGCTCCTCTCCAACATGCTGCTCTCCATGCCGGTCCCGCACTACGGAGGCCTGGCTCTCCTAATCACCGGCGCCTTCGCGCTCTTCTCGGTGTTCGCCTTCGCCTCTGTCTCCAGCGTGCCTCTCTGCCAGCTCCGCCTCGGCTCCTCCGAGCTCACCACTCACTATGGCGCAGCCTTTTGGATCACGCTGGCCACTG GCGTCCTGTGCCTTCTCCTCGGAGCCGCGGTGTTGAGTCTGCACTACGCTCGGCCCAGCGCTCTTCGCCTCTTCTTGGAAGGAAGCGTCAAGGACCTCGAAAGTCCGACGAAGGGGAGCTCGCCTCTCATCCTCAGCAACCCACTGCATAAGCACTTCAGGGCCTCGGACTTAACCATCAGTACTAACCTGTGA
- the DUOX2 gene encoding dual oxidase 2 — MLRVRPEVLVLLGVLLNLLLDPTGGQDSLSLTWEVQRYDGWFNNLRHHERGAAGSRLQRLVPANYADGVYQALGEPLLPNPRLLSNATSQGSAGRPSGRNRTVLGVFFGYHVLSDLMSVEKSGCPAEFLNIHIPPGDPVFDRDRSGDVVLPFQRSHWDPETGQSPSNPRDLTNEVTGWLDGSAIYGSSHSWSDELRSFSGGQLASGPDPAFPRAAQAPLFMWTPPDPATGRRGPRGLYAFGAERGNREPFLQALGLLWFRYHNLWAQRLARRHPLWGDEELFQHARKRVIATYQNIAMYEWLPSFLQQTPPNYTEYRPFLDPSISPEFLAASEQFFSTMVPPGVYMRNASCHFQMVLNEGFGSSPALRVCNSYWIRENPNLNSAQAVNQLLLGMASQISELEDSTVVEDLRDYWPGPGKFSRTDYVASSIQRGRDMGLPSYSQALQALGLKTPRNWSDLNPKVDPQVLEATAALYNQDLSRLELLPGGLLESHGDPGPLFSTIVLDQFVRLRDGDRYWFENSRNGLFSPEEIAEIRSTTLRDVLVAVTNVDPDTLQPNVFIWQNGAPCPQPRQLTTKDLPPCVPLTEIHYFEGSGPGFGITIVALCCLPLVSLLISGVVAYFRGRERKKLQRKRKESVKKEPASDGVSAMEWPGPRERGYPVTIQLLPDRRLQVVDRRLSVLRTIQLQPPQQVNLILSSNRGCRALLLKIPKEYDLVLLFNSQEERGAFVQHLRGFCENWALGLDVAEMREYELFRKAVTKEQRERILEVFFRHLFAQVLDINQVDAGTLLLDSSQKVREALMCELSRAEFAESLGLKPQDMFVESMFSLADKDGNGYLSFREFLDVLVVFMKGSPEDKSRLMFTMYDLDGNGFLSKDEFFTMMRSFIEISNNCLTKAQLAEVVESMFQESGFQDKQELTWEDFHFMLRDHDSELRRTQLCVRGGGGGVGDIFKPNISSRVSFITRTSGERSCPQGVGFPASKAPELGGPELKKRFGKKAGVPPPRLYTEALQEKMQRGFLAQKLQQYKRFVENYRRHIVCVAVFSAICAGLFVERAYYYAFASPPSGIAQTTFVGIILSRGTAASVSFMFSYILLTMCRNLITFLRETFLNRYVPFDAAVDFHRWIAMAAVVLAILHSAGHVVNVYIFSVSPLSLLACIFPSVFVNDGSKLPQKFYWWFFQTVPGMTGVLLLLVLAIMYVFASHHFRRRSFRGFWLTHHLYILLYVLLIIHGSFALIQLPRFHIYFLVPALIYMGDKLVSLSRKKVEIGVVKAQLLPSGVTHLEFQRPQGFEYKSGQWVRIACLALGTNEYHPFTLTSAPHEETLSLHIRAVGPWTTRLRETYSLPTGDSCAKYPKLYLDGPFGEGHQEWHKFEVSVLVGGGIGVTPFASILKDLVFKSSLGSQMLCRKIYFIWVTRTQRQFEWLADIIREVEENDCQDLVSVHIYITQLAEKFDLRTTMLYICERHFQKVLNRSLFTGLRSITHFGRPPFERFFSSLQEVHPKVRKIGVFSCGPPGMTKNVEKACQLINQQDQTHFVHHYENF; from the exons ATGCTCCGCGTAAGGCCAGAGGTACTGGTGCTCCTGGGAGTTCTGCTGAATCTACTCCTGGATCCAACGG GTGGCCAGGACTCACTCTCACTGACCTGGGAAGTGCAGCGCTATGACGGCTGGTTCAACAATCTGAGGCACCACGAACGTGGCGCTGCGG GCTCCCGACTGCAGCGCCTTGTACCGGCCAACTACGCGGATGGCGTGTATCAGGCTCTCGGGGAGCCGCTGCTGCCCAACCCGCGCCTACTCAGCAATGCCACCTCGCAGGGAAGCGCCGGGAGGCCGTCCGGCCGCAATCGCACGGTCCTGGGGGTCTTCTTCG GCTACCACGTGCTGTCGGACCTGATGAGCGTGGAAAAGTCTGGCTGCCCAGCCGAGTTCCTCAACATCCACATTCCACCTGGAGACCCGGTGTTCGACCGCGACCGGAGCGGGGACGTGGTCCTGCCCTTCCAGAGGAGTCACTGGGACCCCGAGACCGGACAGAGCCCCAGCAACCCCCGGGACCTG ACCAACGAGGTGACCGGCTGGCTGGACGGCAGCGCCATCTATGGATCCTCGCACTCCTGGAGCGACGAGCTGCGGAGCTTCTCCGGGGGGCAGCTGGCGTCGGGGCCCGACCCCGCCTTCCCGCGGGCCGCGCAGGCCCCGCTGTTCATGTGGACACCGCCTGATCCCGCGACGGGCCGCCGCGGGCCGCGGGGGCTGTACG CCTTCGGGGCCGAGCGAGGGAACCGCGAGCCCTTCCTGCAGGCGCTGGGTCTGCTCTGGTTCCGCTATCACAACCTGTGGGCGCAGAGGCTGGCCCGCCGGCATCCGCTCTGGGGGGACGAGGAGCTGTTTCAGCACGCGCGCAAGAGGGTCATCGCCACCTACCAG AACATCGCCATGTATGAGTGGCTGCCCAGCTTCCTGCAGCAAACACCTCCAAATTACACAG AGTATCGCCCTTTCCTGGACCCCAGCATCTCCCCGGAGTTCCTGGCTGCCTCTGAGCAGTTCTTCTCTACCATGGTGCCCCCTGGCGTCTATATGAG AAATGCCAGCTGTCATTTCCAGATGGTCCTGAATGAGGGTTTTGGCAGCTCCCCAGCTCTCAGAGTCTGCAACAGCTACTGGATTCGGGAG AATCCCAATCTGAACAGCGCTCAGGCAGTGAATCAGCTGCTGCTGGGAATGGCCTCCCAGATCTCAGAGCTGGAGGACAGTACTGTGGTAGAAGATCTGAGGG ATTACTGGCCTGGCCCTGGTAAGTTCTCTCGCACTGACTACGTGGCCAGCAGCATCCAACGTGGCCGAGACATGGGGCTGCCCAGCTATAGCCAAGCTCTGCAGGCCTTAGGACTGAAGACCCCGAGAAACTGGAGTGACCTCAACCCCAAGGTGGACCCTCAG GTGCTGGAGGCCACGGCAGCCCTGTACAACCAGGACCTGTCCCGGCTGGAGTTACTCCCCGGGGGGCTCCTGGAGAGCCACGGGGACCCTGGGCCCCTCTTTAGCACCATCGTCCTTGATCAGTTTGTGCGACTGCGGGATGGCGACCGCTACTGGTTTGAGAACAGCAGGAATGG GCTCTTCTCTCCAGAGGAAATTGCAGAAATTAGAAGCACCACTCTTCGGGACGTGCTGGTGGCTGTCACCAATGTGGACCCTGACACCCTGCAGCCCAATGTCTTTATCTGGCAGAACG GTGCACCCTGCCCTCAGCCCCGACAGCTCACAACCAAAGACCTGCCCCCCTGTGTGCCCCTGACCGAGATTCATTACTTCGAGGGCAGTGGCCCTGGTTTTGGCATCACCATCGTGGCTTTGTGCTGTCTTCCACTAG TGAGCCTGCTTATCTCCGGGGTGGTGGCCTATTTCCGGGGCCGAGAGCGCAAGAAGCTCCAAAGGAAACGCAAAGAGAGTGTGAAGAAGGAACCAGCCAGTGATGGAGTGTCAG CGATGGAGTGGCCGGGCCCCCGGGAGAGGGGCTATCCAGTCACCATCCAGCTGCTCCCAGACCGGCGGTTGCAGGTTGTGGACCGGCGGCTCTCTGTGCTCCGCACCATCCAGCTGCAGCCCCCACAACAGGTCAACCTCATCCTGTCCAGCAACCGTGGATGCCGCGCCCTGCTGCTCAAGATCCCCAAGGAGTATGATCTG GTGCTGCTGTTTAACTCCCAGGAGGAGCGGGGCGCCTTCGTGCAGCATCTGCGGGGCTTCTGTGAGAATTGGGCTCTGGGCCTGGATGTGGCTGAGATGAGAGAGTATGAGCTGTtcaggaaagctgtgaccaaaGAGCAGCGGGAACGCATCCTGGAGGTTTTCTTCAGACACCTTTTTGCCCAG GTGCTAGACATCAACCAGGTGGATGCAGGGACCCTGCTCCTGGACTCATCGCAAAAGGTGCGGGAGGCCCTGATGTGTGAGCTGAGTCGGGCAGAGTTTGCTGAGTCCCTGGGCCTCAAGCCCCAGGACATGTTTGTGGAGTCCATGTTTTCTCTGGCTGACAAAGACGGCAATGGCTACCTGTCCTTCCGGGAGTTCCTGGACGTCCTGGTGGTCTTCATGAAAG GCTCCCCGGAGGACAAGTCCCGCCTGATGTTCACCATGTATGACCTTGATGGCAATGGCTTCCTCTCCAAGGACGAGTTCTTCACCATGATGCG gtCCTTCATCGAGATCTCCAACAACTGCTTGACCAAGGCTCAGCTGGCTGAGGTGGTGGAGTCCATGTTCCAGGAGTCAGGCTTCCAGGACAAGCAGGAGCTGACATGGGAGGACTTCCACTTCATGCTGCGGGACCATGACAGCGAACTCCGCCGAACACAGCTCTGTGtcagaggtggaggaggag GTGTTGGAGACATTTTTAAACCAAACATCAGCTCTCGAGTGTCATTCATCACTCGGACTTCTGGGGAACG ttcTTGCCCTCAGGGAGTGGGGTTCCCTGCCTCGAAAGCTCCGGAGTTGGGAGGCCCTGAGCTGAAGAAGAGATTTGGCAAAAA GGCAGGGGTGCCCCCTCCCCGGCTGTACACGGAGGCGCTGCAGGAGAAGATGCAACGGGGCTTCCTGGCTCAGAAGCTGCAGCAGTACAAGCGCTTCGTGGAGAACTACCGGCGGCACATTGTGTGTGTGGCTGTCTTCTCGGCCATCTGTGCCGGACTGTTTGTGGAGCGTGCTTACT ACTACGCCTTTGCCTCGCCACCCTCGGGCATTGCACAGACCACCTTTGTGGGCATCATCCTGTCGCGGGGCACGGCGGCCAGTGTCTCCTTCATGTTCTCCTACATCCTGCTCACCATGTGCCGCAACCTCATCACCTTCCTGCGAGAGACCTTCCTCAACCGCTACGTGCCCTTCGATGCCGCCGTGGACTTCCATCGCTGGATCGCCATGGCCGCCGTGGTCCTGGCCA ttttgcacAGCGCTGGCCACGTGGTGAATGTCTACATCTTCTCAGTCAGCCCCCTCAGTCTACTGGCCTGCATCTTTCCCAGCGTCTTTGTGAATGATGG GTCCAAGCTTCCCCAGAAGTTCTACTGGTGGTTCTTCCAGACAGTCCCAG GTATGACAGGGGTGCTCCTGCTCCTGGTTCTTGCCATCATGTATGTCTTTGCTTCCCACCACTTCCGACGCCGCAGCTTCCGGGGCTTCTGGTTGACCCACCACCTCTACATTCTGCTCTACGTGCTg CTCATCATCCACGGCAGCTTTGCCCTGATCCAGCTGCCCCGTTTCCACATCTACTTCCTGGTCCCGGCACTTATCTACATGGGGGACAAGCTGGTGAGCCTGAGCCGGAAGAAGGTGGAGATCGGCGTGGTGAAGGCGCAGCTGCTGCCTTCAG GAGTGACCCACCTGGAGTTCCAGCGGCCCCAAGGCTTCGAGTACAAGTCAGGACAGTGGGTGCGGATCGCCTGCCTGGCTCTGGGGACCAACGAGTACCACCCTTTCACGCTGACATCAGCGCCCCATGAGGAGACGCTTAGCCTGCACATCCGGGCAGTGGGGCCATGGACCACCCGCCTCAGGGAGACCTACTCACTTCCGACGGGTGACAGCTGTGCCAAATATCCAAAG CTTTACCTCGATGGGCCATTTGGAGAGGGCCACCAGGAGTGGCATAAGTTTGAGGTGTCTGTGCTAGTAGGAGGGGGCATTGGGGTCACCCCCTTTGCCTCTATCCTCAAAGACCTGGTCTTTAAGTCATCCTTGGGGAGTCAAATGCTCTGTAGAAAG ATCTACTTCATCTGGGTGACGCGGACCCAGCGGCAATTTGAATGGCTGGCTGATATCATCCGAGAGGTGGAGGAGAATGACTGTCAGGACCTGGTGTCCGTGCACATCTACATCACCCAGCTGGCTGAGAAGTTCGACCTCAGGACCACCATGCTG TACATCTGTGAGCGGCACTTCCAGAAGGTGCTGAACCGGAGTCTGTTCACGGGCTTGCGCTCCATCACCCACTTTGGCCGCCCCCCCTTTGAACGCTTCTTCAGTTCTCTGCAGGAGGTCCACCCAAAG GTGCGGAAGATTGGGGTGTTCAGCTGCGGCCCTCCAGGAATGACCAAGAATGTAGAGAAGGCCTGTCAGCTCATCAACCAGCAGGACCAGACCCACTTCGTGCACCACTATGAGAACTTCTGA